In Dasypus novemcinctus isolate mDasNov1 chromosome 23, mDasNov1.1.hap2, whole genome shotgun sequence, the following proteins share a genomic window:
- the GREP1 gene encoding glycine-rich extracellular protein 1 — protein MVPSLGPRRAPPPAHSRGTKCIELEAVAKALEQVQHLPPKWSGVRSRGKAGGDTPAAQNGFGAGFGGAGKPQKPGFGGAVKPQKPGFGNGLGALPGPVGPGGGAREGAGYLLAGSGGGPGALGPPHLSAVLSPGIGAGVKPQKAGYRNGAFPGPGAQPGFVNGNGLGAQPGGGQESNVGCRAGLDSLPPPPSSPISGPCNGGVAPLLLPGPPTPGVPSEKGGGWGSKSQPPPPVQNGQLPGVQPPNGYGPGAEVGFGGGLKPQKVGFAYGNGLGAGVFPEARVQPGFPGANGFGNGYGEEAAVYPEAAAPGAEGNGQAAALRGSPWPTLQSWGAALKPGYGAGAMYPGLRSQPGPGQGGGEARCAGGQGAGEGLLDREDK, from the exons ATGGT GCCTTCCCTCGGTCCCCGTCGGGCGCCCCCTCCTGCCCACTCCAGAGGGACCAAGTGCATTGAGCTGGAAGCTGTGGCTAAGGCCCTAGAGCAGGTGCAACACCTGCCTCCCAAGTGGAGCGGCGTCAGGTCACGGGGGAAGGCGGGAGGGGACA CCCCTGCAGCTCAAAACGGCTTTGGAGCAG gCTTTGGGGGGGCCGGGAAGCCCCAGAAGCCAG GCTTTGGAGGGGCTGTGAAACCTCAGAAGCCAG GATTCGGGAATGGGCTGGGCGCTCTGCCAG GCCCGGTGGGTCCAGGTGGGGGGGCGAGGGAGGGTGCTGGGTACCTCCTGGCGGGTTCTGGAGGAGGCCCCGGAGCTCTGGGGCCCCCTCACCTGAGCGCCGTCCTTTCTCCAGGCATTGGAGCGGGCGTGAAGCCGCAGAAGGCAG GGTACAGGAACGGAGCCTTCCCAGGGCCGGGAGCACAGCCAG GATTTGTCAACGGAAATGGGCTGGGGGCCCAGCCAG GTGGAGGCCAGGAGAGCAACGTGGGGTGCAGAGCTGGCCTGGACTCACTCCCCCCTCCGCCTTCCTCCCCCATCTCAGGTCCCTGCAATGGGGGGGTCGCCCCACTGCTCCTCCCTGGGCCCCCCACTCCAGGGGTCCCTTCGGAGAAAGGGGGTGGCTGGGGCTCAAaatcccagccccctcccccagtgcAGAATGGCCAGCTCCCAG gGGTGCAGCCTCCAAACGGCTACGGACCAGGAGCAGAAGTGG gctttgGTGGTGGCCTCAAGCCGCAGAAAGTCG GTTTTGCTTACGGGAATGGCCTGGGAGCAGGGGTCTTCCCTGAAGCCCGTGTGCAGCCAG GGTTCCCTGGAGCCAATGGCTTTGGGAATG GGTACGGGGAGGAAGCTGCCGTGTACCCCGAAGCGGCAGCTCCGGGCGCTGAAGGAAACG GGCAGGCCGCGGCCCTGAGGGGCTCTCCCTGGCCCACCCTCCAGTCCTGGGGCGCTGCCTTGAAGCCGGGATACGGGGCCGGGGCCATGTATCCAGGGCTGAGGAGCCAGCCAG GGCCCGGCCAGGGTGGCGGGGAGGCGAGATGTGCAGGAGGACagggggctggagaggggctgCTGGACCGCGAGGACAAGTGA